Genomic window (Lycium barbarum isolate Lr01 chromosome 2, ASM1917538v2, whole genome shotgun sequence):
ATCACATTCATTGCCTTCCAATCTCTCCAAATTAAATCGTTCATAAAGATTCTAATTGGGTCCACTAAAGAGTGACATTCTCCAAGTTGTAACTATGAATATAGTTAAAGCCAGACGTTGGAATTTATTATTAATAATAGTCAGCTTGTCAATGTTACTGTTACTGTTAATTTTCTATTAAGTTTTAATGAGTCTGCATCTCAGTTCTCACAAGGTGATGATTGATGGTGAAAACATTGAGCCggacaagccggcaaggctaagtGACATCCATGACATAGTCGCCCATACAAGACCTTTCAACAgagtattttttaaattattttattaaagttTTTAAATCTCTAAACAAGAAATGATGTTGAAGTCACTTGAAATAATTCACAAGGATATAATGCATTATGTTCCAATGAGTTTTATATCGGTTTCCAAATATTTTCTTTGCATAATTTTTAGATCTCTTCCTCTTAGTCTGAGACAATGTATTACTCAGACTATTTGCTAGTGCATTTTACAAGGAGAGAAAAGCGCTTCAGAAGCTGTTCTATTAACACTTCATAGACTGATTACTATCAATTCAGTAAAACACTTGTATTGGTCAATTTATTCAGTAAAACACTTGTATTCGATATATCGATCTTCTGCTCAAAGTGCATTTAGAAAGTTACCAAAGACTTTAATACCTGATTGTTGTGCATTCTCTTGACAAGAAACTTAATAGGATTTATTTCCCATTTAGTTCGAACTAACCTATGAACAAAAGCTTGGTATTTAAATAAAAGCTGTAGAGGGACCATGCCAATTATTCACCGAATTTTACGTCTATCCAAGATTTCTCGATTATAAGAAATTGTAGTTCCTCATTTAATAAATTTTTTCAATTGTGGAATGTGTTGGGCGAAGTCAATCCAAATATATATGTACTCTCTTAACATGATGTAATATTGTCCGTTTTCGATCAAGCCCGGACGATTTTCGCTAAAAAGCCTCATACTAATAAGAGTGTCAGTACACATTATATGCAACATCTCGATCTTTTCAACTATCAATGTACTTTGTCCGAACACCAACATTCTCCCCGCCCCTCGAACTAAGTTACACGTGGTCCCACACCACGATCATGGGTTAATTTCCGAGATTCATTGTGTGTCACCCACATGACCGAGCATTAATTTATGGCCACCGAAGCCTAGAGCTAGCTTCTCCAAGCTACCTTTGAAACGTAAGAAGTCTTGTCCATGCCATCACGCATACTCATCCAGGGGCGGATCTAAAGAGGGCCGAGGGtattcacccgaacaccctcggtaaaaaattacagtgtatatataggataaattttctgtgtttatgtgcatatattaacttatGAACACCCTGAATAAATTATATTTAGCTTCTTCTTATTTTCCGAACCCCCTAAATGAAAATTCTGAATCCGCCACTGTACTCATCTCATCGAACCATTGGGTTAGCTGATACCAGTGGTTGGTTAAGCCAACCCAAAGATATACTTAACATGTCATGATATTGTCCTCTTTCAGCCACTCCTGCAcaatttttaatttttcaaaaggTCTCACATCTTTAAAAATATCTCCACAACTTATATGTAGCTTCCCGATCTTTTCAACTATATTAATAATATGAAAcgttgttcgcacacccaacaaaaTTATTTCTAAAGCTACCGAATCATCACAAGTGTGGAGTGTATGTGGACTCAAATTATTATTCTAGGGTTTGCAAACAATTTTTATGCCATTTAATTAGCTTTtgaaataacttgtaactgaGCTTTCAAATTGATGATTTCCAAGAAAATTGGATCAAGTAGTTACTTTATTAATTTGTTATTTTGTGGTATGTTTTATATCTCAAATTTGTCTTCATTTGCCTATGAATGTACACTGAGCTTAACATTTCTTGTAACATTTTAGTACTTGGAAGAACTGAACTCATGTTAACGTACAAATTACAAATAAGAAAAAGCTAGAGACAAGGATTTGTAATACTAGTTGCTTCTGCAAGCTATGAGGAGCCTTGGAATATGGAAGCAATCAAACTTGTTGGGAATAAATATAATGCTAAAAAAATAAATACATTGATTAATTTACTGAAGAATCACatctttttctttccttgttAATATATGTGTCATTATAAAAAGGGACTGTAAGCTCAGAACTGCATAATCGGCTGTTTGTGTTAGGTTGATGGTCtgagtttatttatttatttttaccaGATCTCAAATGTATTTGGTTAGTTTATCTTTTCACACTTCAGAATAATTAAAGCAACAATGCATTTGGGATCTTACCACGGTCCACCATCCACCTGATGACTGGCAAGAGCAGTAAAAGCAATATTATAATTTTGGTATAATACAGATTGGTCATGCATGACACCAACACTTTTGATACGTGTACCTTGAAGtttagtaaaattaatttaaaaatgaTGGGCTTTTTAAAAATAGTGATTAAAAAGGTGTGGTAACACATGTATCATTGTTAGACCCTCCAttagaaaattttgcattctTTCGGACAATTAGCATATTTAACGTCTGTAGCCTTTCTTAAAATCTGCTAAGTAGGATGAATCAAACATATAGTACCTACATCTGGTGTACAACCAATGTCACTTAATTCAACATTAAAAGgttggtgaaaaggaagaaagaatttaaaaaaaaaaaaaaacacttacatGGGAGCATTAGCCACTAGCTGATGTGAGTTATTTTTGTTTTCAGTTTTCTTTCCCTAATTAGTTGGATTTTTTTTATACCATATTCGTTGTTAAATGAGACGCTCTCTAATACTGTAATTAAGTAGACCTGGACTAATCAAATAATTTAATTGATAATTGATCTAACAAACAGTTTATGATGATATAACTTCTTTTTTTAAGTTATATAATGATTTGTGACTTTTGAAGGACTAAAATTACAAATTGTAACTCTAAATTTTGATAAAAATAGATCTTGCTCCTAACTCAACTCCAAAAGCTAGTTAATTTACTTTACGAAGATTGTCcagaacatatatataaaatgacCAAATAATCATCACTAACCAATATGAGAACTCAACACCGTCAAAAGTACAATAAATTCTACCAAAATCCTCTCCTATACTTCTTTTCCATTCTCCCTAAAAAATATTACTGTAACCAAAATGCTTTATAtgtaaaataattattttgtcaaaaataaaataaaaaatacgaaCATCCCAATCCCACACTTAAATAATGCTAAATCATATTTTTTTTCATATTCATAAGTCGTAGCGAGCAGAGTTATTCGATATTTATGTTACTATGAAATACTCGTGGCAGATATCAGAGGAAATAATTTAGATACGTAAAAACTAGCTCAAACACTAATTGTATGTTTGGTATAGCTGGTTTGGAGGTGATTTATGCAGGTATTAAATCCTGCATAAGTAATAAGTATCatgtttggtagctagttaggaGTTAAGTTATTCATATATAAAATTAATACAGTGTATGatttgcaatttagaaacccgcataactaaatacatgtataaattatgacagaatctatgtattattttatgcaggataGAAGGTGGAATAATTAATATATGAATAACAAAACATTGCGTAACTAATCCCTGCATGAGATGATACATAAATTCTCTTATTATTAATCCATATATTactaatatctgcataactctaaccagcaaccaaacgacccctaacgttataagaaaatatatacgcatagccCCGCACTCGGACCACATAACAGTTTTGAAGTGACTTATCTCTTTGCATATATTGGTCCGTAGAGACTTACTTTAACAGATCTATTTCTACGTGTAGTACAACATGACATGGATGGCACATACTTCTTCAATAAACTAAGACGCAAAATAATGCCCTTTGTTTGTCGGAAACCTCAAATATTTCCTCACTTTTGTAAGGTTCGTACAGTCTTAAGGAGTGTGATCATATACCTCAAAATTTCCGACCTTCTAGTTGGTAGAGGACCACATTGATAAACAAAAACCATTGGAGCAAAAATCTGAAATTAATAAAATATCTGGGACAAAAGAGTAAATTAACCAATGCATGATTAATCAACTTTGATGACACCCTTTTAAGGGATAATAATTTAAACCAGACCAAACTATAGAACATGGAACCCTACCATTACCGCTCTATTTATTAGGGGTTGTTTGATTTGCTGGCTAACTTATTCCGGAATTATAGTTTTGTGATTATAATTTTTGAagtaatttataaaataatttcaaaTTTAATGAGATAAAGTGTGATATTCAGGATTAAGTCTTAAACGAcagtataaatttataccttacATATCTTGCGCACCAAATGATGACCATTAGAATAATAATTAATTCATGTTTTAATAATATGCTTTAATTAATCTCAATCAGCTTCCTACCTCCACTGTCTCTTGTTTCAGCTCCTTCTCCCTTTCCTGTTTATAAATCCACGCACATCTTGAGTAACGCATAAGAACAAACACTTTTCGTTTGCTATTGTTAGCTATGGCGATGAGGGTTGATGAAACAACCATCGCAGATTTCGACTATTATGGTAGTTTAACCGCCTCCACTACcactacaactacaacaactaccTCCTCTTCAGAAGATGATCATGGTTGCACTTGGAATGACTTGTCACCGGTTGTCGATTGGGATGCTTTTTCAGGTGGGGATAATTTCCAAGATCTTATTGAAGCCATGATCCAGGGGAACAATTCCTTAGGATCGGGTAATTACTTGTACAACTCGATATCCTCGGAGGATGATTCTGCTGGTATGATGgaagaagaatcagaggattctAATAACAACCAATCGGAAGATAACAACGGGCTGAAGCTTGTCCACCTTCTCATGGCGGCGGCGGAGGCGTTAAGTGGTGTTAACAAATGCCGTGAGTTGGTTAGAGTGATATTGGTTCGGCTCAAGGAATTAGCGTCCCCTAACGGCGCTACCAACATGGAGAGATTGGCCGCGCATTTCACTGACGCCTTGCAGGTAGGGGTGGCAAAATAACCCGCCCAACCCGTTTAGATCTGGGCGGGTTAATGACTTGCTTATTTTATTAACTCAGCTCATTATTCGCGCAATCGTTTTAACATTTGGTTGATATGCAACAGCCCACATTGACCCAATAAACTGTCTAAAtatttttatttgatatgttatatagagtcatgataaaagaaaaaaaaagttttattagCTACTCAAATAAATTACGTATaacaaaacaaataaataatttaaaacttaaTAAAAGTTAGGCGGTTTGAGTTATAATCTGATTTTGACCATTTAAGCACTATCCGAGCACTATCTGTTTTAGCCCAAGTAATTTTTGAGTAGGTCAATAACCCGCTTATTTACCAACTCTAGGTCAATAACCTACTTATTTACCAAGTCCACACTTTGTCATTCCCAATTTCGATCTGACCCGTCTATTTGACACTCTTGCCTGCAGGCTCTACTAGACGGCGCCGCCTCTTCCCACGCTAAGCACATGCTTTCCCCTAACTACAAGGACGAGCAGCATCAGGGAGATGTGCTAGCAGCTTTTCAGCTATTACAGGATATGTCTCCTTTTGTCAAATTTGGGCACTTCACAGCAAACCAAGCTATCTTGGAATCCGTGGTTCATGATAGGAGAGTCCATATTGTGGACTACGATATAATGGAAGGAATCCAATGGGCTTCCTTAATGCAAGCCTTGGTGTCTAGAAAAGATGGGCCCCCAACTCCCCATCTTCGGATCACAGCATTGTCAAGGAGTGGCAGCGGACGTCGTTCTTTCGGGACGGTCCAGGAGACCGGTCGTCGTCTAACGGCGTTTGCTGCATCCATTGGTCAACCATTTTCATTTCATCATTGCAGATTGGACTCGGACGAAACATTTAAGCCAACAAATCTCAAGTTAGTTAGAGGAGAAGCTCTAATTATAAATTGCATGCTACACTTGCCTCATTTTAGCTATCGAGCCTCGGATTCAGTGGCTTCGTTTTTATCCGGATCCAAGACACTGAATCCGAGACTCGTGACCCTAGTAGAAGAGGAAGTGAGGCCCATAGGAGAAGAAGAAGGGTTCGTGGGCCGGTTCATGGACACTTTGCATCACTACTCAGCACTCTATGATTCGCTCGAGGCCGGGTTCCCTTTGCAAAGCCGAGCTCGGGCTTTAGTGGAGCGGGTATTCCTCGGGCCACGAATAACCGGGTCATTGGCCCGGATCTACCGGACCCGAGGAAACGAAGAAATATGCTCATGGGTGGAGTGGTTGGGTGATGTGGGGTTTTGTGAGAGTAATATAAGCTTTGCAAATCATTGTCAAGCAAAATTATTATTGGGCCTATTCAATGATGGGTATAGGGTGGAGGAAATTGGGACAAATAAACTTGTTTTAGGGTGGAAGTCCCGGCGCCTACTTTCTGCTTCTATTTGGACCACAATGGATACTGATTTGTAATAACAAAATGTATATAATTCATGTACGTGTGCCTACCCCGTCCCCTCCCCCAGGTCTCTATCTaccgtgtgtgtgtattgtttTAGTCCTTTTCTTTTGGTTTTATTGTGGATTAAGGCTAATTATTTGTGAGGCTTTTCTTCGATTCCTATGCTAAATTTCTATTATGTGTATTGTTTAGCCCCTTTCTTGTGTTATTTCGGTTTGAAACTAATCTTTTGTGAGGCTTTTCTTCATCCTATGCTAAGTATTTTCAAATGGAGTGGCCGAGGGATAATCGTAAAAATACTTATGAGCACCTAACGTGTTACACTAAACTGTATTACTCCTCAAGTAATCCAATAAGAGGAGAATATAAAATAATTTAACCATAGTTAAGTGACAAAAGTTTAGATACAAATATATTTCATGCATTTATTTGTTTGACATGAAATCGGTTACAAATAAGTAATTATGGTGATAACGAAGCAAAATACTTTCTCCACAAAACATTACATATTACACATAAGAGGAGCTATTGATACCAACTATTGAAAAAGACTACACGAAATGAAAAAAATACAGAAAGTGTTTAAAAGAGCTCCCCTTAAAATTCACAATCAATGAAATTAAAACGCGAAATAAAATTCGCCTAGTCCGTTTCTTTTTCTTCTAACGATGCACGTACATCAGCATGCAAAAATGTACTGTGCTACATGAATTCTTTTTTTAAGGACCCATTGAAGGCTTGCAATTTAATAGTAAGATTAAGGAGTTAATGTTGTCATGTTAGTTGTCAGCAAAACGGTCCTAATAATTTAATGTCCAGTGGAGAGACTCCAAGCTGGCCAAGTGGATTGGTAGATGCCCTATCCCTCTCCTTGCATCTGTAAGCATGCCCTTATATTTGTAAACAAACACTTCGACATGCGAAGATTCCTAGAATGTACTTTTCACCAAAGGCATTTGATATTAATCTATTTCCTAAAACTGTAGTCAGCGATGTGAACAAATCAAAAAAACAAGAACgagtaatctatatataatataaagctaggcgtag
Coding sequences:
- the LOC132621832 gene encoding protein NODULATION SIGNALING PATHWAY 2 codes for the protein MAMRVDETTIADFDYYGSLTASTTTTTTTTTSSSEDDHGCTWNDLSPVVDWDAFSGGDNFQDLIEAMIQGNNSLGSGNYLYNSISSEDDSAGMMEEESEDSNNNQSEDNNGLKLVHLLMAAAEALSGVNKCRELVRVILVRLKELASPNGATNMERLAAHFTDALQALLDGAASSHAKHMLSPNYKDEQHQGDVLAAFQLLQDMSPFVKFGHFTANQAILESVVHDRRVHIVDYDIMEGIQWASLMQALVSRKDGPPTPHLRITALSRSGSGRRSFGTVQETGRRLTAFAASIGQPFSFHHCRLDSDETFKPTNLKLVRGEALIINCMLHLPHFSYRASDSVASFLSGSKTLNPRLVTLVEEEVRPIGEEEGFVGRFMDTLHHYSALYDSLEAGFPLQSRARALVERVFLGPRITGSLARIYRTRGNEEICSWVEWLGDVGFCESNISFANHCQAKLLLGLFNDGYRVEEIGTNKLVLGWKSRRLLSASIWTTMDTDL